A section of the Chryseobacterium ginsenosidimutans genome encodes:
- a CDS encoding serine hydrolase: MIHIFKKTLAAILLLFCTISVFAQTDSIDVFIQNQMQKRKIPGLELAIVRHGKIIKTGYYGLSNIQDSILVSHKTVFTINSITKAFVGVAILQLVEEGKLKLNAPISEYLTDIPETWKTVTVQQLLSHTSGIPDVVDEEESVMIADNFDLAWKKVIAMPNDFKAGEEFRYNQTNYFLLGEIINKLSGISFQEFITKGQLQKVGMGKTIRSGFGATKELVQNAANSYQFSKGKLNNMFFSFPPVLQTAAGMSSTATELANWIIALQNMELLKQQSSLQALWKPALLNNGQTGGFSRLLNGYAAGWPIIDRAEHPAFAPVGGGRSAVFVYPKDDLSIIVLTNLSGGSPDVFIDELAGLFIPDMKEANGFGMSPSAKSLKLILDKNGYKNAIESAKKLRSKNKNFTLTENEVNNWGYKLIAQKRMKDALELFKLNVSLYPSSANAFDSLGETYMELEENELALKNYEQSLKLNPQNKNAEQQIIRLRSKK; encoded by the coding sequence ATGATTCATATTTTTAAAAAAACTTTAGCTGCAATTCTACTATTATTTTGCACCATTTCCGTTTTTGCTCAGACAGACAGCATAGATGTATTCATACAGAATCAAATGCAGAAAAGAAAAATTCCGGGATTAGAATTGGCTATTGTGAGACACGGTAAAATCATAAAAACAGGCTATTACGGTTTATCGAATATTCAGGATTCCATACTTGTAAGTCATAAAACTGTTTTTACGATCAATTCGATAACTAAAGCTTTTGTTGGTGTTGCCATCTTACAATTGGTAGAAGAGGGAAAATTAAAACTGAATGCTCCGATTTCAGAATACCTTACCGATATTCCTGAAACATGGAAAACCGTAACCGTTCAGCAACTCTTGTCTCACACATCCGGAATTCCTGATGTGGTGGATGAAGAAGAATCTGTAATGATCGCTGACAATTTTGACTTGGCCTGGAAAAAAGTGATTGCAATGCCTAATGATTTCAAAGCGGGTGAAGAATTCAGATACAATCAAACCAATTATTTTCTGCTTGGAGAAATCATCAATAAGCTGAGCGGAATATCCTTCCAGGAATTCATCACCAAAGGTCAACTTCAAAAAGTGGGTATGGGAAAAACCATCCGATCCGGTTTTGGAGCAACAAAAGAATTGGTTCAGAATGCTGCCAACAGCTACCAGTTCTCGAAAGGGAAGCTCAACAATATGTTCTTTTCATTTCCTCCGGTATTACAGACGGCCGCAGGGATGAGTTCTACAGCAACCGAGCTCGCAAATTGGATCATTGCATTGCAGAATATGGAATTATTAAAGCAACAATCCAGCCTACAGGCACTGTGGAAACCTGCTCTATTAAATAATGGACAAACAGGTGGATTCAGCAGACTTCTCAATGGCTATGCTGCGGGCTGGCCGATTATTGACAGAGCAGAACATCCGGCATTCGCTCCAGTTGGCGGTGGGCGTTCAGCGGTATTTGTCTATCCAAAAGATGATCTTTCTATTATCGTATTAACCAATTTATCGGGTGGGTCTCCAGATGTGTTCATCGATGAGTTGGCAGGATTATTTATTCCGGATATGAAAGAAGCCAATGGTTTCGGCATGTCGCCTTCTGCAAAATCTCTGAAATTGATTTTAGACAAAAACGGCTATAAAAATGCCATTGAATCAGCCAAAAAATTAAGATCAAAAAATAAGAATTTCACGTTGACAGAAAATGAAGTCAACAACTGGGGCTACAAACTGATAGCACAGAAAAGAATGAAAGATGCTTTGGAATTATTCAAACTAAATGTTTCGCTTTATCCTTCCAGTGCCAATGCTTTTGACAGTTTGGGTGAGACTTATATGGAGTTGGAGGAGAATGAATTGGCTTTGAAAAATTATGAACAATCTTTGAAACTGAATCCTCAGAATAAAAATGCAGAACAGCAGATCATAAGATTAAGATCAAAAAAATAG
- a CDS encoding serine hydrolase domain-containing protein, which produces MQKLFLLCFTVLLSITSNAQHLDQKIDSLIKNEFKEANGPGGVFLIAQKGKPVYKKAFGMANLELDAKLNTNSIFQIGSMTKQFTAIAILILEEQGKLKVSDPISKYIPSYPNGNNITIHNLLIHTSGIKDFTKMKALSDIAQKEMTPEQMVDFFKNETVDFAPGEKFDYNNSGYVVLGDIIELASGGSYEDFIQKNIFDKAGMGHSYYASDRKIIKNRAFGYHKKSSGYVNKTIINFSVPFSSGSLMSTLDDMLAWQNALNKNLLLSSKEETKAFTKYKLNNGQEIEYGYGWHLKNINGIATREHGGSIFGFKSMAVYIPSKDIYVVGFSNCDCNSPTQLVKDIAKLAVENLKNK; this is translated from the coding sequence ATGCAAAAATTATTTTTATTATGTTTTACTGTTTTACTTTCGATTACTTCGAATGCTCAACATCTGGATCAGAAAATAGACAGTTTAATCAAGAACGAATTCAAAGAAGCCAATGGACCGGGAGGCGTTTTTCTGATAGCTCAAAAAGGTAAACCTGTTTATAAAAAAGCCTTCGGAATGGCCAATCTTGAATTGGATGCTAAGTTAAATACAAACAGTATCTTTCAGATCGGTTCCATGACCAAACAGTTTACGGCAATTGCCATTCTGATATTGGAAGAACAGGGAAAATTAAAAGTCAGCGATCCTATTTCTAAATACATTCCTTCCTATCCGAACGGAAATAATATTACGATTCATAACTTGCTGATCCATACTTCCGGAATCAAGGATTTTACAAAAATGAAAGCCTTATCAGACATTGCGCAAAAAGAAATGACACCGGAACAGATGGTGGATTTCTTCAAGAATGAAACGGTTGATTTCGCTCCGGGAGAAAAATTTGATTATAACAATTCAGGATATGTGGTTTTAGGTGATATCATTGAGTTGGCATCCGGTGGAAGTTATGAAGATTTTATCCAAAAAAACATATTTGATAAAGCCGGAATGGGTCATTCTTATTACGCCAGTGACAGGAAAATTATAAAAAACAGAGCGTTCGGCTATCACAAGAAAAGTTCAGGGTATGTCAATAAAACAATAATTAATTTCAGTGTTCCTTTCTCTTCAGGCTCATTGATGTCGACTTTAGATGATATGCTTGCTTGGCAAAATGCCTTAAATAAAAATCTATTATTAAGTTCTAAAGAAGAGACAAAAGCTTTTACGAAATACAAGTTGAATAACGGTCAGGAAATAGAATATGGCTATGGATGGCATTTGAAAAATATCAACGGAATCGCAACCCGTGAACACGGTGGAAGCATTTTCGGATTCAAATCTATGGCAGTTTATATACCAAGTAAGGATATTTATGTGGTAGGATTCAGCAATTGCGACTGCAACTCTCCTACCCAGCTCGTAAAAGATATAGCTAAATTGGCTGTTGAAAATCTTAAGAATAAATAA
- a CDS encoding serine hydrolase domain-containing protein: MKKFKTKLLLTFFLSTIFCFQNLSAQTITDIKNDKNKSIDSLIKKKMNEAGIVGIGAAIIINKKLVWKHGYGYADKEKKIPFTHTTLMNIASISKTFTGFCIMKAVEERKVNLDEDINHYLPFKVINPNFPDEKITLRHLATHTSGLADRYPFYTDSTYFYNGQRPEALGNFLKNYFVKGGNHYSKDNFLNSKPGTNRDYSNIGAGLAGYIIELRTGKKLNEYSKQNIFNPLKMANSGWDLSEINIKNHSKLYQKKGDRIQPIPLYEGITYPDGGVRTSVNELSRFFITLLNDGKYNNTRLLKKELAEEMLRFQFTESNKPDNVKLDKLNSGIFWATKMGGKRIGHNGSDPGVRTFMLSDLKKEIAVIVFFNTSLNEADEDKFFDIYEDLHNYGSELRSKLPKN, from the coding sequence ATGAAAAAATTTAAGACAAAACTTTTACTGACCTTTTTTCTATCCACCATATTTTGCTTTCAAAATTTATCGGCACAAACTATTACTGATATCAAAAATGATAAAAACAAATCCATTGACAGCCTTATCAAAAAGAAAATGAACGAAGCGGGAATTGTGGGAATCGGGGCCGCCATTATCATCAACAAAAAACTGGTCTGGAAACACGGATATGGTTATGCAGATAAAGAGAAGAAAATTCCCTTTACACACACAACCCTTATGAATATTGCATCCATAAGCAAAACTTTTACAGGATTTTGTATAATGAAAGCGGTAGAAGAAAGAAAGGTAAATCTTGATGAAGATATTAATCATTATCTGCCTTTCAAAGTCATCAATCCTAATTTTCCTGATGAAAAAATTACCTTGAGACATCTTGCAACACATACTTCCGGCTTAGCAGACCGTTATCCTTTCTATACGGACAGCACGTATTTCTATAATGGGCAAAGACCTGAAGCCCTAGGTAATTTTTTGAAAAACTACTTTGTAAAGGGTGGTAACCATTATTCTAAGGATAATTTTTTAAATTCAAAACCAGGTACCAATCGCGATTATTCAAATATAGGAGCCGGTTTAGCCGGATATATTATTGAACTGAGAACCGGGAAAAAGCTTAATGAGTATAGCAAACAAAATATTTTCAATCCTTTAAAAATGGCGAATTCAGGTTGGGATTTATCTGAAATCAATATTAAAAACCACTCCAAACTTTATCAAAAGAAAGGTGACCGCATACAGCCAATACCGCTATATGAAGGCATTACTTATCCCGATGGTGGCGTTCGTACTTCCGTCAATGAATTATCAAGATTTTTTATTACCCTGCTGAATGATGGGAAATACAACAACACAAGGTTACTGAAAAAAGAATTGGCAGAGGAAATGCTCCGCTTTCAGTTCACAGAATCAAATAAACCTGATAATGTGAAATTGGACAAGCTTAATTCAGGGATTTTCTGGGCAACAAAAATGGGAGGAAAAAGGATTGGACACAATGGCTCTGACCCTGGAGTACGCACATTTATGCTTTCTGATTTAAAGAAGGAAATTGCCGTTATTGTATTTTTCAATACATCATTAAATGAAGCTGACGAAGATAAATTTTTTGACATTTATGAAGACCTCCACAACTATGGATCTGAATTAAGATCAAAACTACCGAAAAACTAA
- a CDS encoding DUF6985 domain-containing protein — MKHSYWGNIEADWAGFSSDLTFSNPFFDEQEIEIFLGVEYDEDGEEIEELPTENQLTEFAETYRDFLENIETNIKSIQDKAYERYLKVYAHFYENSEKSGEKALNIDNVDKHNENIKEIMYLRVLNEKTIKLFIRYKLDREHGLEFKFVDGQIEDVGGVAET, encoded by the coding sequence ATGAAACACAGTTATTGGGGAAATATAGAAGCAGACTGGGCAGGATTTTCGTCGGATTTAACTTTTTCAAATCCGTTTTTTGATGAACAGGAAATTGAAATTTTCTTAGGAGTAGAATATGACGAAGATGGTGAAGAAATTGAAGAACTGCCAACAGAAAATCAATTGACCGAATTTGCAGAAACGTATCGCGATTTTTTAGAAAATATTGAAACGAATATAAAAAGTATTCAAGACAAAGCGTATGAAAGATATTTAAAAGTTTATGCTCATTTCTATGAAAATTCTGAAAAATCAGGAGAAAAGGCATTGAATATTGATAATGTAGACAAACATAATGAAAATATTAAAGAGATTATGTATTTAAGAGTTTTGAACGAAAAGACAATAAAATTATTTATTCGTTACAAACTGGACAGGGAGCATGGGCTCGAATTCAAGTTTGTAGATGGACAAATAGAAGATGTTGGTGGTGTTGCTGAAACATAA
- a CDS encoding DEAD/DEAH box helicase, producing the protein MNLPKEYILPNTNISTLSVYDLLKHSQTANFIENKDFRDIYPLILECNAGVFSKTTSTIDFPNVSVSQVGSSVITACSCDNETDKLCDHQAEIIHSILEHKNFRIFFDYTLRQRSLVSVAKGFGLENEPNLDSYFHIEYKDGKLDIQPKIKELIQIDEQVFKQNLLPQRQSILEELTIQNTDKRQILVIGKHRFYNQLNFSLMEADITQSGKVKNPVTPVNSMQLIWKSDEPSEIKFYTAIVAFQNKYSDEKNLAELEALKIIVQNPLALDVYEHDQTIGETISSKSLIPVKLNILKSEIQFTVFKKHPFYEITGELLFNGISLPFKNVILRNDYFVYHQNTLSLVDNPDMLRVIQFFKSNNEILIIHASKYEEFLQTVLSSLEQYIHINYSYIHKATPVQLAEKSFRTESIIYLQQKGNFVSITPVMKYGSAEVTVYSRKQLFDTDQNGNQFQIERNNDAEDRLTSVIMKQHPDFKDQIDGYEYFYLHKDKFLDDNWFLEAFESWRNEGITILGFNELKNNKLNPNRAKIDIQITSGVDWFNAKLAVKFGKKEASLQQVHRAIRNKTKFVQLDDGTQGILPDEWINKITQYFQVGDIDEELLKIPKINFTEISNLFEKEVLSEEVQTEISTYSQRFSTIKNIPEIAVPSELKADLRDYQQDGLNWLGFLDNFNFGGCLADDMGLGKTIQIIAFILHQREKYGTTTNLIVVPTSLLFNWQEELEKFAPSIKVLLHYGTDRKKNTDVMHQYEVVLISYGMLLSDIRFLKTFHFNYIFLDESQSIKNPNSEKYKAARLLQSRNRIVLTGTPIENNTFDLYGQLSFACPGLLGSKQYFKDTYAIPIDKFEYSKRALELQQKINPFILRRTKKQVAKELPEKTEMVIYCEMNDEQRKVYDTYERELREFISASTDDESLKNSMHVLTGLTKLRQICNSPALLKEGHSGDNAVKIEILTEQIENKSKEHKILVFSQFVGMLDLIKAELDKKNIQYEYLTGRTKDRGTKVNNFQTNENIRVFLISLKAGGVGLNLTEADYVYLVDPWWNPASENQAIDRSYRIGQVKNVIAVRLICTNTVEEKILNLQKKKSKLAEGLIKTNEFKLQDFSKSELLDILDDGKS; encoded by the coding sequence ATGAATCTGCCAAAAGAATATATTTTACCGAACACCAATATTTCCACACTTTCTGTATATGATCTTTTGAAGCATTCCCAGACGGCAAATTTTATAGAAAACAAAGATTTTCGTGATATTTATCCTCTTATTCTCGAATGTAACGCAGGCGTTTTCAGTAAAACAACGTCAACGATTGATTTTCCTAATGTCTCTGTGAGTCAGGTAGGATCTTCGGTAATAACTGCTTGCTCCTGCGATAATGAAACCGATAAACTTTGTGATCATCAGGCAGAAATTATCCATTCTATCCTTGAACATAAAAACTTTCGTATTTTCTTTGATTATACGCTGAGACAAAGGTCATTGGTGTCTGTAGCCAAAGGTTTCGGCTTGGAAAACGAACCTAATCTTGATAGTTATTTTCACATAGAATATAAAGACGGAAAATTAGACATTCAGCCAAAAATAAAAGAGCTGATTCAAATCGACGAACAGGTTTTCAAACAGAATCTTCTGCCACAGCGTCAATCAATATTGGAAGAATTAACCATACAAAATACCGATAAAAGGCAAATATTGGTCATTGGGAAGCATCGCTTTTATAATCAACTGAATTTTTCTTTGATGGAAGCTGATATTACACAATCAGGAAAGGTTAAAAATCCGGTTACTCCAGTAAATTCCATGCAATTGATCTGGAAATCGGATGAACCGTCGGAGATTAAATTCTACACCGCAATCGTGGCTTTTCAAAATAAATATTCCGATGAAAAGAACCTGGCAGAACTTGAAGCTTTGAAGATCATCGTTCAAAATCCTTTAGCTTTGGATGTTTATGAGCACGACCAAACAATTGGAGAAACTATTTCTTCAAAATCTCTAATTCCTGTTAAACTGAACATATTAAAATCTGAAATTCAGTTTACCGTTTTCAAAAAACATCCTTTTTATGAGATTACGGGAGAATTGTTATTTAATGGGATTTCATTGCCTTTTAAAAATGTAATTCTGCGAAATGACTATTTTGTCTACCACCAAAATACACTCAGTTTGGTAGATAATCCCGATATGCTTCGGGTGATCCAGTTTTTTAAATCAAACAACGAAATACTGATCATTCACGCTTCAAAATATGAGGAATTTTTACAGACTGTTTTATCATCATTAGAACAGTATATTCATATTAATTACAGCTATATTCACAAAGCGACTCCCGTGCAGTTAGCGGAAAAAAGCTTTCGGACAGAATCTATTATTTACCTGCAGCAGAAGGGTAATTTCGTATCGATTACTCCGGTGATGAAATATGGGTCGGCAGAAGTTACGGTATATTCCCGAAAACAGCTGTTTGATACCGATCAGAATGGAAATCAGTTCCAAATAGAACGAAATAATGACGCAGAAGACCGGCTTACGTCTGTGATTATGAAGCAGCATCCCGATTTTAAAGATCAAATTGACGGATATGAATATTTCTATCTTCATAAAGATAAATTTTTGGACGACAATTGGTTTTTGGAAGCTTTTGAAAGCTGGAGAAATGAAGGCATAACGATACTTGGATTCAATGAATTAAAGAATAATAAATTAAATCCGAACCGCGCTAAAATCGACATTCAGATAACCAGCGGAGTCGATTGGTTCAATGCTAAATTGGCTGTAAAATTTGGCAAGAAAGAAGCTTCTTTACAACAGGTTCACCGAGCGATTCGCAACAAAACAAAATTCGTTCAGCTGGATGATGGTACGCAAGGTATTTTACCCGATGAATGGATCAATAAAATCACTCAATATTTTCAAGTGGGAGACATTGATGAAGAACTGTTGAAGATTCCGAAAATCAATTTCACAGAAATATCAAATCTTTTTGAAAAAGAAGTTTTGAGCGAAGAAGTTCAAACAGAAATCAGTACGTATTCTCAGCGTTTTTCAACGATTAAAAATATTCCTGAAATTGCTGTTCCATCCGAATTAAAAGCGGATTTAAGAGATTATCAGCAGGACGGACTGAACTGGCTGGGTTTTCTTGATAATTTCAATTTCGGAGGATGCCTTGCGGATGATATGGGATTGGGTAAAACGATACAGATCATTGCTTTTATTTTACATCAGAGAGAAAAATACGGTACTACCACCAACCTTATTGTTGTTCCGACTTCGTTGCTTTTCAACTGGCAGGAAGAACTTGAAAAATTTGCACCTTCCATAAAAGTTCTCCTTCATTATGGCACGGACAGGAAGAAAAACACAGATGTAATGCATCAATATGAAGTGGTGCTGATAAGTTATGGAATGCTGCTGTCGGACATTCGGTTTCTTAAAACCTTTCATTTTAATTATATTTTCCTGGATGAATCACAATCCATTAAAAACCCTAATTCTGAAAAATATAAAGCCGCTCGCCTTTTGCAATCAAGAAACAGGATTGTATTGACAGGAACACCCATTGAAAACAATACTTTTGACCTGTATGGACAGCTTTCCTTCGCCTGTCCGGGATTACTGGGAAGCAAACAATATTTTAAAGATACGTATGCTATTCCGATTGATAAATTTGAATACAGTAAACGAGCCCTGGAACTTCAACAGAAAATAAATCCTTTCATCCTCAGAAGAACAAAAAAGCAGGTTGCTAAAGAACTTCCCGAGAAAACAGAAATGGTTATTTACTGTGAAATGAATGATGAACAACGGAAAGTCTACGATACTTACGAACGTGAGTTACGCGAGTTTATATCGGCTTCTACGGACGATGAAAGTCTTAAAAACAGCATGCATGTTTTAACAGGTTTAACGAAACTCAGACAGATCTGTAATTCTCCGGCGTTATTAAAAGAAGGTCATTCCGGTGATAATGCAGTGAAAATAGAAATTCTAACGGAACAGATCGAGAATAAATCCAAAGAACATAAAATTCTTGTATTTTCTCAGTTTGTAGGTATGTTGGATCTTATTAAAGCCGAATTAGATAAGAAAAATATCCAATATGAGTATTTGACGGGACGAACTAAAGATCGGGGAACTAAGGTGAATAATTTTCAGACCAATGAAAATATCCGGGTATTTCTTATCAGTTTAAAAGCCGGCGGTGTCGGGCTCAACCTTACGGAAGCTGATTATGTTTATCTGGTAGATCCCTGGTGGAATCCCGCCTCGGAAAATCAGGCTATTGACCGTAGCTATCGGATCGGGCAAGTAAAAAATGTGATTGCCGTACGCCTCATATGTACCAATACGGTAGAAGAAAAAATACTGAATCTTCAGAAGAAAAAAAGCAAACTTGCAGAAGGTTTAATAAAAACCAACGAATTTAAATTACAGGATTTTAGTAAAAGTGAACTATTGGATATCCTGGATGATGGGAAGTCATAA
- a CDS encoding ABC transporter permease/M1 family aminopeptidase, translated as MNALFLFEVKHIVKRLTAYLISLLLVLIGIFCGNQFNLTVGEGIYLNSPYTIGFMTGLLSLIIIFFAIIYATQILFKDWDSKFDILIFSYPFSKRTYLQGKFLTFFLQTFLSFTFLMIGFVIGQNLRTGSEIQPYFNFWHYFYPLLIFGGINCLVVCSFLFFISFTTKRKLLVVIGGLFLYVLYMIILVFSNSPFMAGSLPQSLETQQVAALIDPFGISSYFFEATTLSAQQKNELIVPFSGYLLVNRIVFIIISTLFLLLTYRLFSFSTFSPKKSNNKNKNQITGVSFHNTLGQFKTATSAFGGKANLQSVLSFAKIDLIYLFKSITIVAVSILLLFFVGMEMYAEIEKGIRLPQQYASSGLMSTTISENFHLFGMLIVIYFINDLYWRSYSSGFSLIEKSTYFSKSKLSGHFLSASILLIFLSAILILEGLIFQLVYNYFHIDWSAYLGIVLFNTLPLILFSVFMLLINDNIKNRFVALGVSVLAGFTFAGPMSKKVISYPLLRIFSDYKGAYSDFNGYGIYASAFAERLLFGFGLIAFLWLINERIKTKKWNVKQIIFTVIALSIGTFSGSLFMKGYIPKNEDKKMIQSAQYERKFKHYENLPQPTITDVITEIQLYPSENSYKISGTYKLVNQTDKTIDKVLINFHPDLKIESAVFNTHSESQKIDQKVTEIYLKQPLQPGETASLDFKISYRWFAVNGHDSFNSIIENGSFMRISRYYPTFGYQANNEIEDEKKRAEFKLGKQSELKKLEAPEVFKKDFINLDMTISTEKNQIAVGTGDLIKNYTKNKRNYFQYKAGHIPFRFAVSSAKYQTKTTIYKGIAINIYYDRKHSENVNHLIENAKLTLDYCTQNFGKYPFKTINFAEVSSFTKGFAATAYPSAIFMTEDMLFHANINADQNQDVINELAGHELSHLWWGNSQIDPDEREGAVMLTETLAMYTEMMLYKKMHGKEKMMERIEIHQQIYDNEKGLSENQPLYKVTGENTHVSYSKGAVIMVKLCDLIGEDKVNKALRNFLLHNQYPKKPTSLDLLKEFYKVSPNETVKRKIDVLFRSK; from the coding sequence ATGAATGCTTTATTTTTATTCGAAGTCAAACATATTGTAAAACGTTTGACTGCATATCTTATTTCCTTACTTCTAGTATTGATCGGCATTTTTTGCGGAAATCAGTTCAATCTTACGGTTGGAGAAGGAATTTATTTGAATTCACCTTACACGATTGGTTTTATGACCGGATTGTTGAGTCTTATCATCATCTTTTTTGCGATTATTTACGCTACTCAGATTTTATTTAAAGATTGGGATTCGAAATTCGATATTCTCATTTTCTCGTATCCATTTTCAAAACGGACTTATTTACAGGGAAAATTTCTTACTTTTTTTCTACAGACTTTTTTAAGTTTTACATTTTTGATGATCGGGTTTGTGATCGGACAGAATTTGCGAACAGGAAGCGAAATTCAGCCCTATTTTAATTTTTGGCATTACTTCTACCCTCTTTTAATTTTCGGAGGCATCAATTGTCTTGTAGTCTGTAGCTTTTTATTTTTCATCTCTTTTACTACCAAAAGAAAACTTCTCGTTGTTATCGGCGGATTGTTTCTTTACGTTCTTTATATGATCATTTTGGTATTTTCCAATTCGCCGTTTATGGCAGGAAGCTTGCCGCAATCGCTAGAGACACAGCAAGTAGCAGCATTGATTGATCCTTTTGGAATCTCATCTTATTTTTTTGAAGCAACAACATTATCTGCTCAACAGAAGAATGAATTGATTGTTCCGTTTTCGGGATATCTATTAGTCAACAGAATAGTTTTTATAATCATTTCAACATTATTTTTGTTATTGACTTATAGATTATTTTCATTTTCTACATTTTCCCCCAAAAAAAGTAACAACAAAAATAAAAATCAGATAACAGGAGTTTCTTTTCATAATACTTTGGGACAATTCAAAACCGCAACATCTGCTTTTGGAGGTAAGGCTAACCTACAATCTGTTTTGTCGTTTGCGAAGATCGATCTCATTTACCTTTTTAAAAGTATAACTATCGTAGCTGTTTCTATATTGCTGTTATTTTTTGTCGGAATGGAAATGTATGCCGAAATCGAAAAAGGAATCCGTCTTCCTCAGCAATATGCAAGTTCAGGATTGATGTCTACCACTATTTCGGAAAACTTCCATTTGTTTGGAATGCTGATCGTCATTTATTTTATCAACGATTTGTATTGGAGAAGCTATTCATCGGGATTTTCACTGATTGAAAAAAGCACTTATTTTTCTAAAAGCAAGCTGAGCGGACATTTTCTTTCCGCCTCTATTTTATTAATATTTCTTTCAGCCATTTTGATTTTGGAGGGATTAATATTCCAACTTGTTTACAACTATTTTCACATCGACTGGAGTGCTTATTTGGGAATAGTTCTTTTCAATACTTTGCCACTGATTCTTTTTTCAGTTTTTATGTTATTAATAAATGATAATATCAAAAACAGATTTGTTGCTCTTGGAGTTTCTGTTCTTGCAGGTTTCACTTTCGCCGGACCCATGTCAAAGAAGGTTATTTCGTATCCCTTGCTAAGGATTTTCTCAGATTACAAAGGTGCTTACAGTGATTTCAACGGATATGGAATATATGCGTCGGCTTTTGCAGAACGGCTTTTATTCGGGTTTGGACTGATTGCTTTTTTATGGCTGATTAATGAACGTATTAAAACCAAAAAATGGAATGTCAAACAAATAATTTTCACAGTCATTGCACTATCTATCGGAACTTTTTCGGGAAGCCTTTTTATGAAAGGTTATATTCCTAAAAATGAAGATAAAAAAATGATACAATCGGCTCAATACGAACGGAAATTCAAACACTATGAAAATCTTCCGCAGCCTACAATTACAGATGTGATCACAGAAATTCAGCTTTATCCATCTGAAAACTCTTATAAGATCAGCGGAACATACAAATTGGTCAACCAAACGGATAAAACAATTGATAAGGTTTTAATTAATTTCCATCCGGATCTGAAAATAGAATCTGCCGTTTTCAATACGCATTCCGAATCACAGAAAATAGATCAGAAAGTCACCGAAATTTATTTAAAACAGCCTTTACAGCCTGGAGAAACAGCCAGTCTTGATTTTAAAATCTCCTATCGTTGGTTTGCAGTTAATGGTCACGATTCATTCAATTCCATCATAGAAAACGGATCTTTTATGAGAATCAGCAGATATTATCCTACGTTTGGTTATCAGGCAAATAACGAAATTGAAGATGAAAAAAAACGAGCAGAATTTAAATTGGGGAAACAGTCGGAATTAAAAAAGTTAGAAGCTCCGGAAGTTTTTAAGAAGGATTTCATCAATCTTGATATGACCATTTCTACAGAAAAAAACCAGATTGCCGTAGGAACAGGAGATTTAATTAAAAATTATACTAAAAATAAAAGAAATTATTTTCAATACAAGGCTGGTCATATCCCGTTTCGTTTTGCCGTTTCTTCTGCAAAATATCAAACAAAAACCACAATTTATAAAGGAATAGCAATCAATATTTATTATGACAGAAAACATTCGGAAAATGTGAACCATCTGATTGAAAATGCGAAACTTACTTTAGATTACTGTACACAAAATTTCGGTAAGTATCCATTTAAGACCATCAACTTTGCTGAAGTTTCTTCCTTTACGAAAGGTTTCGCAGCAACGGCTTATCCATCGGCTATTTTTATGACTGAAGATATGCTTTTTCACGCTAATATTAATGCAGATCAAAATCAGGATGTCATCAATGAGCTTGCGGGACATGAACTTTCACATCTTTGGTGGGGAAACAGCCAGATCGACCCCGATGAGAGAGAAGGCGCGGTGATGCTTACAGAAACCTTGGCGATGTACACCGAAATGATGCTTTACAAAAAGATGCACGGAAAAGAAAAAATGATGGAAAGAATCGAAATCCATCAACAAATTTATGATAATGAAAAAGGTTTATCTGAAAACCAGCCGTTGTATAAAGTTACCGGCGAAAACACTCATGTTTCCTATTCTAAAGGTGCTGTAATTATGGTAAAACTGTGTGACCTGATTGGTGAAGACAAGGTCAATAAAGCCCTCAGAAATTTTCTTTTACACAATCAATATCCGAAAAAGCCTACTTCTCTGGATTTGCTTAAAGAGTTTTATAAGGTAAGTCCCAATGAAACTGTCAAAAGAAAAATTGATGTTTTATTCAGGTCAAAATAA